One Bombilactobacillus folatiphilus genomic window, ACTGCGGTTTCCTGCATTAAAAATCCCTCGTATTTTTAAATGATGATTTTTGAGATCAATTTTTAACTGACAACGATAACTAATAAATCCCATCAAGATTAACGACAAACCAATTATAGATATTGCCCAATAATTAATACTTTCATCTTCCAGTTGCAATACGCCACCGATAAACAATAAAATAAAAAGCCAACACCAGATTAATTTTCCCAATTGATCGGCTGCTTGATAACGAAATTTGTACATAATTCAACCTCATATTTAATACATTCATAAGAATTTAACATACTGCTTTTTGAAGATATTATCAATGACAACAATTTTTCAAAAGTATATTATAATGATGGATTATAAATTGGGAAGGAACCTTATATGATTACCTCTTACGAAACAAAATTTAATTTTAGACTCATTGACGCCAATAATCCAACTACTGATGAACAAAATGAATTAATAACCAAGTACCATGTTACACGTGAAATTATTAACTATGCTCTAGATAAATTTGAACTTCCACGAATTACATACGATGAATATACGCGTAGTTTTTTAATGGTCTTATCAGTTCCTAGCCATCAACAAACGTTAGAAACCGCGGTTCAATCAGTTACTATTTTTGCCAATCGTCAGCAAATTATTTGCTTTACCAATAATCACAGTCAACATATTATTAATTATCTGCAAGAATTTTTAAAAGTTTACTCTGACAATCATAATCTAACATTTCGATTATTCGCTGATTTGATTCGTCAAATTTCTGATAACTTTTTAGATAAAGTTAAAAAATTCTATGATGAACAAGAACAAATTGAAATGGAATTCCAGCATCATCACCATCGTTCAGCCACAATCAATCAATTAGCAACCCTCCAAACAAAAATCACATTTGGTGTTACTGCCACCTCGGGTAATGCTGATTTAATTGACGAATTATTCGGTTTTTTTAATTCAGACGACAATCATCTCAAACTGGATCCTTGGACAGCGAAACATTTTGATCAAGCACGTATTGAATCCAATCAAGCTCTCAAAAATTTCCAACTAATTAATGAAATTGCTCAACAATTATCTGGCACCTACAACAATTTATTGAACGACGAAACCAATGATGTTATGCGATACCTGACGGTTTATTCTTTAATCTTAACTATTCCGTCTATTGTTGTCGGCTTTTACGGCATGAATATGCATCTACCTTTGGCTAACAGTAAGTGGTCCTGGATTATTTCTATTGTTATCATGCTATTATTGTGTTTACTACTAATTATTGATATGATTCGTCGTCATTTTTTATAAGTGGGGTGCCCCCAATATTGAAATAAATCTGTCCGTAAGGCACCATTATACAATTTGCGCCGTTTAGTCGCTTTTTGACCATAGAATTTTTCAAATTCCAAGTCACTAGAAAGATAATATTTACTCCAAGTGCTCATTTTCCCGAAACTTTGACCCATTTCGTGATATAAATGATGGACTTTAGTTTGTTCCTGCATTCGCTTACCATACGGAGGATTAGCAATTAAGATACCATTTTGACTCGTAATTCGAACATCTTTGACCGCCAGTTGTTTAAAATTAATATCATGTAAAACACCAGCTTGGTGCGCATTTAATTTGGCCACATCAATCATGGAACCATCAATATCACTGGCATTAATCTCTAAAGTCCCGCTCGGTTGAATTTGACTCTGAGCCTTGTCTTTGGCAATTTGTAAGAGCTCCGGATTGAACCAATCAAAATTTTCAAATGCAAAGTGACGATTTAAACCTGGCGCAATCTTACGACCAATTAATGCAGCTTCAATTGCAATCGTTCCCGAACCTGTTGTTGGATCATAAAAAGGATCATTTGCCCGCCAAGGTGTCAATAAAATTAAAGCTGCGGCAAAATTTTCTTTTAAGGGCGCACCACCATGTTCCGTCCGATAACCACGTTTAAACAAAGACGCGCCTGTCGTGTCCAAAGTGATTTCAACTTGATCTTTGACCAAGCGCACCTCAATTTGAAAAGTATTACCACTCTCTGGCAAAAAACCGCGCCGATGATACACTGTTGCCATTTTATCAACAATGGCTTTCTTAGTAATAGCTTGAATATCGGGTTCTGAATGCAATTTAGAACGAACTGAACGACCCTTCACAGGAAAACTCGCATCCAAAGGCAGCCATTGATCCCAAGCCATCGACTTGACACCTTCAAATAATTCATCAAAAGTTAACGCTTTAAATTTCTTCAAAACAATTTTGATACGATCCGCACTCCGCAACCACAAATTCGTCAACACGATTGCATCCAAATCACCAGTAAAATAAACTTTGCCAGTGTCAACTTGATCAATTGTGAAACCTAAATTTTGTAATTCTTTTTTCGTGATGGCTTCAAAACCACTGGCCATCGTTGCTAATAATTTCATCAATTACTCCTTTAATTTAAAAAAGAGACGAACTAAAGTCCGCCTCTTGAGTCTACAGATTTCTATAAGCCACGTTCTGTTCCAGTTAACCTAACTCACATTAACCTTCAGTAATCATCTATCTACACAAAATGTGTTTTCAATTCAAGTTTGTTTCCCTAAATTGAAACTCCCCTACCAAAGTTTGGGTTTCCTGCTCGTGGGGTTTACCCGTTCCACTTTTTTGTTTCCAAAAAAATCCGTCTCTGTGGCACTTTCAAGCTACTCTGACTTAGTATGAAAATACCTTAGCCATTTCACTGCCGTTACCTAACAAATAGGTACTCCAGCTTATTGGGCTGAACACGAACACTATGAGCATTACAGCTCATGCCGGCGTGGACTTTCCTCAGCTTACAATTGCAAACCGCGATTACTCAAAACCTGCATTTTTATCATACGCTAATTTGGACACAATTACCAATTATTTTTGATCATGCAACTGTTCACTAGAATTAATAATAGGCTGTTGCTCGCCAGTTGCCATATTCGAGTTAGAAGTGGAAGTGTAATTAGTACGCGGTTCAACGCTTTGTCCAAAGACATGTCGTTCCAAATTGGACAAACGCTTTAAGATATCATAATTAGTGGTTCCCGGTGCCGAATTCTCATTAACGACCACCTGCGGTTCAACAGCTTGTGATGGCTTGGGTTCCACATTAGAGGTGGTAACGACTGATCTCTTTTCCTCCAGTTGGCGGGCCAAACGATGGTTCTCTTCTTTCAATTCATCAATATTTGCTTGAAAAGCCTCATAATCTTTGATAATTTCATCTAAAAAAGAATCAACATCTTTACCATTGTAACCATGCACCGCATTTTTAAATCTTTTTTCAACAATGATTTTCGGACTTAACTTGATTTCTTTCATTTATCATGCACTCCTAACTTACTTGATTAAAGTATATCAAAAAGTTTGACTACTACCAAAAAAACCAGTTTAACTTTATGTTTTCTTAAAATTCCTGCCGATCATTGACAAAATCCTGCAAATCATAAAAACTAGCCAATTGGCAATCGTAATCATGATACTTTTGATATTGTGTAATCGCCATATATTCATACTGACATTTACCCGGAACATCCAAATCATATACAAAAAAACTGCCATCAGTATGTGACAGCATAAATTGTTGCCAATTTTTAAATTGTTGCGGTCCTTGATAGCCTGTATGACTAACGCTGTTAAAATAATCTGTTGTCTGTACAGTCTGACTAAATCGCTGCTTATTTTGGTCATTCCATCGATCGGCCATTCCTTCAAATGGTAAAATAACCGCTGTTTGTAGCTGATATTCTTGAAAAATCGGACGTTTAGCAACACGCACCGTGGTTTGCTCAATTCCCAATTGGGCACCCGTCAAGATCCATTTCAAACCTTTTTCACAATAATCTCGTAAACGCATTTCTAAAAAATCTTCAATTACTTTGGCTTTGGGATCATCATCTTTGAAAATTTGTAATTCAAACGAACGGTAACCGCCCACCCAAAGATTCTGAACTCTTTGCATTTCAACATCATTCTCTCCCTCAATTTGATCTTGAGCATGCTATAATATTTACCAACTAGGAGTTGATTATAACTTGACTATTAATTACCCTCAAGGTGTTTCACATCAAGCAAACATAAAAAGTCGCCCGACCATTTTTGGAGATCGTGGCATGACACTGGAACAAGAAATCAATGAAAGTAACATCTACTATCGTAATCATCAGCTCGCGGTGATTTACAAAAAACCCACCCCTATTCAAATTGTCAAAGTGGATTATCCCAAACGCAGTCGGGCAGTGATTAAAGAGGCATATTTTAGGCAAGCTTCTACGACTGACTATAACGGCGTTTATCAAGGTCACTATATTGATTTTGAGGCCAAAGAAACGCGCCATACAACTTCTTTTCCATTAAGCAATTTTCACGATCATCAAATCAAACATTTAGCACAATGCCTGAAGCAACAAGGAATCTGTTTTGTCCTAATTAAATTTGTAACGCTCGGTCGTTATTTTATTTTACCCGCTTCAGACTTATTACTTTTTTGGCAGCAAGCACAAAATGGTGGACAAAAATCCATGCCGTTAACTTTCATTAGTCATAAATCTATTGAAATTCAAGCTGGTTTTAATCCTATTTTGCCATATTTATCAGCTTGTAAACAATTAATTGCCCAACAAGGAGGCCAAAGCTAATGGATGATTCTCGAATTTCTCGCTACCATCAACCTATTAAAAGAAAACATCATTTTTGGGCCTGGTTTTTAACTTGTCTTTTGCTTATTATTGTAGGATTTATAGGAATCTTTGTTTACTATGGTCTAAGTGCGCCTGATATTAATTCCGAAGTTTTACAAAGTGGTGGTTCTTCGACTATTTATGATCAAAAGGGCCACGAAATCACCACACTCGGTAATCAAAACCGGACTTACGTGACGATTGATAAAGTTCCTAAACAGATGCAAGATGCTGTAGTATCAACTGAAGATCGGCATTTTTATAAAGAACATTTTGGTGTGAATCCCATCCGCATTATCTTAGCAGCCTTAAATAATTTACGTGGGGGCGATTTACAAGGAGGCAGTACTTTAACACAACAGTTAATCAAGCTGTCCGTTTTTTCAACCAAAAAATCTGATCAAACTATGAAGCGTAAAATGCAAGAAGTCTGGTTAGCGGCCAAAGTAGAACGTAATTTTTCAAAAAATCAAATTTTAGAATTCTATATGAATAAAGTTTACCTAGCTAACGGTACTTACGGTTTTCAAACAGCAGCTCAATATTACTTTGGCAAAAATTTAAACAAATTAACATTAGCGCAAATGGCTTTATTAGCAGGAATGCCGCAAGCACCCAACAATTATAATCCTTACACGAAACCAAACTCGGCTACCCAACGGCGTAATCTAGTTCTACAATCTATGTATGATAATCACAAAATTTCGCAACAACAGTTAAATAGCGCTAAAAATACCCCCATTAATGAAGGGCTCAAAGCATATCAACCCAACTCTGGTGTTGGCGATAATAAAATGATTGTCGATCCCTATATTAAACAAGTGATCCAAGAAACAAAAGCTAAAGGACTAGATCCTTACCGCGATAATCTCAAAATCACTGTCAATATGGATCTTAAAGCACAAAAATATTTATATGATTTAGTCAATAGCGATACCAACGGACTATTTCCTAACAACAAACTTCAAACCGCTGTTAGTATAGTTACCAACAATGGAGCCGTGGTAGCAATGATTGGCGGCCGAAAATTAGGCAATGTTCAGCTAGGATTAAATCGAGCTGTCCAAGACACCCGTAGCAACGGTTCTACCATGAAGCCTATTCTCGATTATGGACCGGCTATTCAGTATTTAAAATGGAACACCAATCATCCGTTGATCGACGAACCTTTCACATATCCTGGAACAAATATTGCTTTGCAAAATTGGGATCACACTTATGACGGCACAATGACGATGCGCTCCGCTTTAGCCCAATCACGTAATATACCTGCTATTAAAACTTTACAAGCCGTTGGTTTTAACAATGGTCGTAAATTTGCCCAAAAATTAGGCATTGATGTTCCTTATAAACAAGGATTATCCGCGGGGATTGGCAGTGATTTATCGACTTTACAACTGGCGAGTGCTTATAGCGCCTTTGCCAATGGCGGTAATTATCATAAGCCTCAGTATATTTCCAAAATTCAGACAACTGATGGTCTAATTCATGATTACGATTCTACGACCAAAAAAGCCATGAGTTCTTCGACAGCTTATATGATCACGGACATGCTCAAAGACGTTGTGACACCCAATGGTATGGGATCACAAGCCTACATTAGTGGGCTCCACCAAGCAGGCAAAACCGGCACTACGAATTATAGTAGTGAGGAATTAAGTCGTAATCCAGCGTTAAATGGAACGGCCAAGGATTCTTGGTTTGCCGGATATACTAAACACTACTCAATTAGTGTTTGGACAGGTTACGATGCACCTACGCAAGCTGGTGTCACAGCTAATCAGCAACTCATCGCTGGTAAAGTTTATCAAAAATTGATGCGCTATCTTTCATTAAATAAATCAACCCCCGATTGGACTAAACCTCACAACTTAGTACGAGCTGACGGAACAAATATTCTTTATTTCCGTAGTAAAAAGCCCAAAAATCTACCGAACGTTAATCGTAACAATAATGTAAATAGCGACAATCGCGATGTTGTGCCTAATCGAAACAATGGGCGGACAGACGAAAGTAATTCTCCAGAAACAGATCACTCAACACAAACTACTGATGGTAATAGCGCTGAAACTAATCAGCCAAATCCAAATTCCAGCAATAATCCTAATCAACATACTGACGGCTCGACCAGTAATTCTAGTGGCAGTAACGACACTCAACCTTCACCCAGTTCACCGTCCTCTGACAACAGCATTCCACCTAACAACAATTCCAACACCAATGCTGGTGCTAATACGAATACCAATTAAAAAACAACTGCATGAATGGTAAGATCTCAAATTAATATCTAATTCAAAGATCTTATCAAACTGCAGTTGTTTTTATTTTATCCAAATCAATTGACTCTAAGATGTTGTAATTTTTGAAACAATTGTTCTTGATCTTTCTTTTGTCGTAAATTCAAATCATCACCCACCAGTAGCATAAAATAGTCTGGAAACTTTTTATGGAAAAATTCATATTAATCATGTCAGTAGTATATAAAAAGCACAATTCCAATTGCTCAATCAGAATTGTGCTTTTTTCGGTCATTAAAATTTATAAATTTTATAAAAGAGAGTTTTTTATTACTAATTTGCTGCAACCCATTGATCACATTGCTGAACTATTGGCAACTGCTCAATCGCCTTTTCATTATGAAAATTAAATTCACGACCAAAATCAATGAGTGCATGATGCGCTTTGATCCAGTCTTTCGAAGCTAATGCTTCAGTAACTCGTTTTTCAACTACTTGCACACCAGCTTCAGCTTCCACAAAGTGTAATCGTTTGGCGATTTTGCTAACATGCGTATCCACCGCAAATGCCGGAATACCGAAGCAATCACTCAAGACAACATTGGCCGTTTTCGTCCCTACCCCTGATAGTGTAATCAACTTCTCTTGGCTAGTTGGAACTTGTCCATCAAAATTTTGGACTAATTGTTGCGCACATAAAATTAAATGTTTGGCTTTAGTGTGGTACAGCCCCAAACTTTTAATTAACGCTTCAACTTGCTCCACAGTCGCTTGAGCTAAAGTTTGAGCATCCGGAAACGCCGCAAACAACTGCGGCGTAACGCGATTCACCGATTTGTCAGTTGTCTGAGCGCTTAACATCACCGCAATTAGATATTGAAAATGTGATTGTGCCTGTAAACTAGGACCAGCGTTGGGATAGCAGTCCATAATCATTTTCATAGCTTGTCTAATTTGTTCATCGTCTAATAACATCAATAATCTCCCTGTTGTTCCTTATAGCGTTGTAGCTGGGCAACCGTTTTAATATTATGCTTTTCCCAATTCAATAAAATTCGATCAATATATTTTAATGAATAAACCTGATTCAAAACTGATTCCTTCAATGCCAGTTGAATCAATTCCACAGAATAGTGATCTTGCGTTAGCCATCCTTGAATCACTTGCTGCTCAATCGGGGACAACGGACGACCAAATTCAACCTCAATTTGTTGGAAAATTCTTTGTAGTTGATTGGAGTCAGCTGATGGTGTCGGCTCTGTAGCCTGTGCAACATCTCGCTCCAATAATTTTTCATACGTCGGGGTTAAATCATAACAATCTTGATACGGTGTTCCAGGCCGTGTTTGCGAAATCAGTTTAATAAAATTCTGCTCAATTAAATCCTGAAGAATCTGATAAAGTTTCTCTTCACTGAAACCAGTATTTTGAACTAATTCATGCGTGGAGGGAAAATTAATTCCTTGCTCCTGATACATTCGCAAATTGACCCATACTAGAAATTGTTCGCTAGTCATCTTCAATTGTCCAATTTGGGTTAACAAGATATTATTGATTGTCGTATTTCCCGCATTCAATAAGTCGCGTGCAGCAACTGCCATTCAATTCCCTACTTTCCACAACGTGATTGTGAAATCAACAAGCTCTCAGCACAATCACACATTTATTTTTTATTTGCAATCAAAAAAGTAGACAACCTACTGGACTGTCCACTCTCTATTAAAACAACCAATTATTTATGGATTGTCAAAATATCTGATAAAGGTTGACGCTTGGCACCAATCTGATTGACCAGATCAGACTCTTTTGCATAACCCAAACCAAGTCCCACAATTAACTGGCGTTGCTTATCAATGTTTAAAATTTGCTTAACCATCTCAGGATAAAGCACAAATTGATAAGCAGGCAACGAATCAACTTGCAAATCATATGCCGCTACCATCAACGCTTCACTAAAAGCTCCCAAATCATACAATGACCAACTCGTGAAATGCTGCGGCAAACTCAAATAAACAATCGCTGGTGCATTATATAATTCAGCTTTTAAAGTATTTAAATGTGCCAAATTTTTATCATCCAACAACTGTTTCATTTTATCAGACCATTGCTGCATATTTAATTGTGCTTCGGATGACCACTGATCTGCAACTGGCGCTGGTAAATCAGCCTGACTTAATTGTCCCGCTTCCACAGCTATAACATTTTTCTGTCGAATTTGTTCCAAAGAAGAGCCAACGGCCACATCAACATGTAACTCTTGACTATTAACCCATGATGGCGCTTTTTGAGCGATTGAAATAATTTGCTTAATCTGTTCTAGCTCAAGCTTCTGTGATTGAAAACTACGAACTGCATGACGTTTTTGAATTGCTTGAATTGCATCCAAAAAAATATCCCCTTTTTCATTTATCAATAACTGTAAAACGCTGCTTAAAATGTTTAGGTTGTTCAATTTCATCTAAGATGGCCACAGCCATCGTCCCAGAACTAGTAGTAGATACCTGTTGCTCGTTATACAATAAGTGATTTTCACCCATCAACAACGCTTTTTTCGATCCAGGTAAAAAGTTAATCCCTGGGGAAATACCGACCCAATTAACATTGTTAACATTCCGCAAAAAATCTAGTTCTGCTAATTGATTTTGCGGTACAGCAATAAATGCCTGTGCTTGAGGATCTTGCTCCATGTCTCTAACAAAAAGATGATCGTCTGATCCTGTTAACAAACTACCTGCACCTAAAATAAAAACTAACCGCGGACGATCGACTTCCCGTAATAAGGCTATCAATTTGGTTGCCAAATCAAGATGCAAATACGCTTTTTGAGGATCTGTAGCAAAAGCATCCACTACAACATCAAATTGATTTAAGTCTGCCGCCATCAATTCAAAAGCATCCATAACTTGAGTCGTCAGCCGGTCGTTATCTACATCGATTACCAACTGATCTAAATTAGCCTTGGTCCGACTCAATGCTGTGACCAAATGGCCTCGGATAACGGCTTCTTTCACAACAGCCGCTCCTGCCATTCCTGTAGCCCCAATTACTGCAATTTTCATCAATATCACCCCTATATTTGACTCATGATAACAATAAATTTAATACTAGGCTTTTTACCTAATTTGTAGCAACTGATAGAGTGCACCATACAAATTAGCATCATTATGAAATTTACCCGCCATAATCTCTGGCATCACAAAAGTCTTTTCCAGGAAAGGAAAATTTTGTCGCAAATCTTGATATTTTTGTCGAATCATTGTACTCACAATAAGTTGAGCAGAAATCCCTCCGCCGATAACAAAACGTTGAACATCTACAACCGTTTGAATATTATAAATCAGAATTGCGATATTTTGGCAAAATTCCTCAAAAACAGCCATTACACGAGGATCATCCTGATTGATCGCCGCAAATACCTGCTGACCATCCGTTAAATCAACCAACTCTAATAATTGGGCTGCTTGCTCAATCATTGATACGGCTGAACCTGACGTGCCAGCTAAATTCTGCATGTCAAAAGTATTATTTTTCAACATAAAGCTAACTTCACCAGCTTGAAAGTTTGTCCCATAATAAAGTTGCTTGTTAAGGATGAGGCCACAACCAATACCAGAACCCAAAACTATTGCCGCCCCATTTTGCACATCCCGTAAATTACCTAACCACATCTCTGCTAACGCCGCAGCTTTCCCATCATTTTCAACACTCAAAGTAGTATTATTTGGAATTCTTAGCAACTCGTTAAAGTTTTGCTGATCTAAAAATGATAAGAAACCACCGCCAATAATTTGATCCGAAGGATGGATGACCTTACCCGGGACACTGATTGCAATCCCCTGATAGTTGCCAGCCAAATCATCAATAATTTGTTGAATTTGTCGTACAAAATCAGCCAGATTAGACTTTACAGTAGCAACTGTCTTTTTTTGCAAAAGTTGACCTTGTTGATCAATTAAAGCATATTTGACATTAGTACCACCAATATCAATACTTAAAAAATGTTTTTTCATATAAAAATCCAATTATTTTAAAAATTCAGTAAATAATTCCTTATAAATTTCAATAAATTGTAGAAACATTGTTTGTGAAACATATTCATTATCTTGGTGAGGATTATCATTACCCGGACCAAACATTACATAATTAGCGCCTGTTGGTTTATCAAATAACAACCGCGAAGCGTCTGTGCCACCAGCAATTCCCACTGCCATAATTTGATCTGGCGCAAATTCAACCCCTATCATTGAACTTTGCTTTTTCTTTTGTTCTAAATCAGCCGCACTGAGAGTATTAGTATAATAATCCTTAGCATATGGGGCAGCAACTTGCTGAACTAATTTAATAATTTGTGCATCTGCCTTACCGACAATAGGGATAATATCCATGTTCACGTCCATTGAAATTTGTCCTGTTGTCGAAGCATTATATTGATCAATTACTGACTGAATCGTCTCCAAAATCTTTTGATTCGTCAGTTCAGGAATTGTTCGAATATTTAAAACAGCATTTGCAGACCCAGGAATTGCGTTATCCTGACTACCACCATGAATAACATCAATATTAAAGACCGTATCGCCTAAGACATCATTATGAACATCTGCCATTAAATCATTAACTGCTTGCTTAATTTGATTTAACACATCAATCAAATGCTCAACCGCATTATTACCAAACTGTGGCATCGAACTGTGCGCAGCTTTGCCTACTGAATTAATATGGATATCTAACTCACCTTTACTAGCATAAGGTGCTAAATAGCCCGAAGGTTCACCAACTAAAAGCGTATCTACATCTTGCATGTATCCTTGATCAAATAACACTTTAGCACCTTGTTGCCCTACTTCTTCACCAGCAGTTGCCATTAAACGAATCGTGCCGTTAAATGGTGTCTGATTTTGCTTTAATTC contains:
- a CDS encoding ArgE/DapE family deacylase, producing MNQTQKMAILEKLISFKSVNDHEKQVAKYLQELLKDADIDSTLVPVEGDRANLVAEIGSGKPILGITGHMDVVDVELDNWQTDPFRLTAKGDKLYGRGSTDMKAGLAAMVIAMIELKQNQTPFNGTIRLMATAGEEVGQQGAKVLFDQGYMQDVDTLLVGEPSGYLAPYASKGELDIHINSVGKAAHSSMPQFGNNAVEHLIDVLNQIKQAVNDLMADVHNDVLGDTVFNIDVIHGGSQDNAIPGSANAVLNIRTIPELTNQKILETIQSVIDQYNASTTGQISMDVNMDIIPIVGKADAQIIKLVQQVAAPYAKDYYTNTLSAADLEQKKKQSSMIGVEFAPDQIMAVGIAGGTDASRLLFDKPTGANYVMFGPGNDNPHQDNEYVSQTMFLQFIEIYKELFTEFLK